CTTGAGGAAGAAATAGCTGTCCCCGAAGCGCTCCCTGGCCAGCACAGCGCTCGCGCTGTAGTTCATCGTGATCCCTATGCCCACGAGCATGATCACGCAGAACAGGAGCTTCGAGTCCAGGTGCACCCTCTGGTAGTCCAGGTCTCCCATCTCGCCTTCTATCTCCTTGGCTGACCCAGTCCGCCGGACGCGAGCCTTCTGACCGCGTCCGCAAATGCCGCCCCCCTGTGGGCGTAATCACGGAACATGTCGAACGACGCGCACGCCGGGGAGAGCAGCACGACATCTCCAGGCTCCGCGTCCTTTGCGGCCACGCACACCGCCTCGTCCATCGAGGAGGCCCTCTTGATCCTCGTGCACGGGGCAAGGGCCCGCTCCATCTCCGGCGCGGCCTCGCCTATGAGGACCGCCTCCTTGACCCTGCCGCGCACGGCGGGCGCCAGTTCGGAGAAGTCGCAACCCTTGGAAAGGCCGCCCGCGATGAGCACAATCGGCTCGTCGAAACCCTCGATCGCGCGCGCGGTGGCGCCCACGTTTGTCCCCTTCGAGTCGTCGTAGTAGCGCACTCCTTTGTGCTCCGCCACCAGCTGAACCCTGTGGGGGAGCCCCTCGAAGGTGGCGAGCCCTTGCGCTGCGGAGCGGGGGTCGGCCCCGGCCAGCCGCGCCGCGAGCAGCGCCGCCAGCATGTTCTCGCGGTTGTGCCCTCCGGCCAGCCTCGCCTTCGAAAGGGGGTAGCGCTCAAGGGCCAACCCCTCCGCCTGAACGCAGAGATCGCCCCCCTCGAACCAACCCCTGCTCCGGGCGTCGCCTTGCGCCTCCGATGCCGCACCGCCGGTCGCGTCGAACGGCACCAGCCTGCAGCGGGAGTCGGCCACCGACCTGGAGACCGACCCGTCGGCCGCGTTGTATATCCCGAAACCCTCGGGCCTCATCTGGGAGAACAGCTTCGCCTTGCTGGCCACATAGGCCTCGAAGCTCCCGTGCCTGTCGATGTGGTCGCGCGTCGCGTTAAGCCACACCGACGTGTCTGCAACGAGAGACGGCGTCGTGTCCATCTGGAAGCTCGACACCTCGAGCACCACGAAGCGGGCGCGGTTCGCCTCCTCCACCACCTCAAGGATCGGGGTCCCGATGTTGCCGGCCACGCACGCCTCTATGCCGGCCGAGGAGAGCAGATGCCCGATCAGCGCCGTGGTGGTAGTCTTGCCGTTGGTGCCCGTGACCGCGATCACCGGCCTGGCTATCCTCCGAACCGCAAGCTCCATCTCGCCCACCACCGGTATGCCCCTCTCCGAGGCGAGCCTCAGGGAGTCGAGATCGAGCGGGACGCCCGGGCTGGCCACTATGAGGTCGCTGGACAGGGCGAGCCTTGGGTCGTGCCTGCCTAGCGAGAGGCTGATGTTGTTCCGCTCGAGATCGGCGGAGAGCTCCATCATCGACTTGCGGGGCCTTAGGTCCTCCGCGGTCACGAAAGCTCCCTCCCGCGCGAGGAAGCGCGCGGCGGCCACCCCGGAGCGGCCGAGCCCTACGACCAGGACTTTTTTCTCCCTCAGATCGTCCATCTATCCCTCACTCCGAAAGGTCCGGAGGATCATCGCAGCTTGAGCGTCGCCAGAGACGCCAGAGCGAGGATTATCGCTATTATCCAGAACCTCACTATCACCTTCGACTCGCTCCAGCCCTTCAGCTCGAAGTGGTGGTGGAGCGGCGCCATGCGGAACACCCTCCTGCCGGTCAGCTTGAACGAGACCACCTGGGTGATGACCGATATCGTCTCCAGGACGAATATCCCGCCGATGAAGACGAGCAGCACCTCGTTCTTGGTGACGACCGCTATGTAGCCCAGCAGCGCGCCCAGCGGAAGCGAGCCCACGTCGCCCATGAATATCGAGGCCGGGTGGGCGTTGTACCAGAGGAAACCGACGCACGCGCCGACCACGGCCCCGCACATCACCGCCAGTTCCCCCGCGCCCGGCACCGACTGCACCGCCAGGTAATTGGCTATCGCCGCATGTCCCGCGATGTAGGCGAGCACCGCGTACGCCAGAAACGCCACTATGGACGGAACGCTCACCAGGCCG
This portion of the Pseudomonadota bacterium genome encodes:
- the murD gene encoding UDP-N-acetylmuramoyl-L-alanine--D-glutamate ligase, whose protein sequence is MDDLREKKVLVVGLGRSGVAAARFLAREGAFVTAEDLRPRKSMMELSADLERNNISLSLGRHDPRLALSSDLIVASPGVPLDLDSLRLASERGIPVVGEMELAVRRIARPVIAVTGTNGKTTTTALIGHLLSSAGIEACVAGNIGTPILEVVEEANRARFVVLEVSSFQMDTTPSLVADTSVWLNATRDHIDRHGSFEAYVASKAKLFSQMRPEGFGIYNAADGSVSRSVADSRCRLVPFDATGGAASEAQGDARSRGWFEGGDLCVQAEGLALERYPLSKARLAGGHNRENMLAALLAARLAGADPRSAAQGLATFEGLPHRVQLVAEHKGVRYYDDSKGTNVGATARAIEGFDEPIVLIAGGLSKGCDFSELAPAVRGRVKEAVLIGEAAPEMERALAPCTRIKRASSMDEAVCVAAKDAEPGDVVLLSPACASFDMFRDYAHRGAAFADAVRRLASGGLGQPRR